In the genome of Ptychodera flava strain L36383 chromosome 13, AS_Pfla_20210202, whole genome shotgun sequence, one region contains:
- the LOC139147242 gene encoding ciliary microtubule inner protein 1-like — translation MAEKAGGKALAGFNFVAQDQIWKDHIKYEEVAAKTWPEQWGFLKTSYKDLVKDDFPKVEREKLILPPPLTLPPITPISRYIQVGRSPPVPETTAGFVGWRSTKSDCRLEKYGRYAKPKGGLVKQLNWPTEGID, via the exons ATGGCTGAAAAGGCCGGCGGAAAGGCACTCGCGGGATTCAACTTTGTTGCCCAGGATCAAATCTG GAAAGACCACATAAAATACGAAGAAGTTGCGGCTAAAACATGGCCAGAGCAGTGGGGATTTCTCAAGACAAGTTATAAAGAC CTTGTCAAGGATGATTTCCCAAAGGTTGAACGAGAGAAGTTGATTCTCCCTCCACCGTTGACTCTGCCTCCAATCACACCGATATCCAGGTATATCCAAGTTGGAAGATCACCTCCTGTACCAGAAACAACGGCAGGATTTGTCGGCTGGAGATCAACCAAATCAGATTGCAGACTAGAAAAATATGGACGTTATGCAAAACCAAAGGGAGGCCTTGTCAAGCAGCTGAACTGGCCCACAGAAGGCATCGactaa